In the Telopea speciosissima isolate NSW1024214 ecotype Mountain lineage chromosome 2, Tspe_v1, whole genome shotgun sequence genome, one interval contains:
- the LOC122652285 gene encoding uncharacterized protein LOC122652285 → MNSSSFSSIPILAGDDPSPEESRPSETLDTDNSGVVSSQDKSEPSTSSSTSNVVESEFILQSSEALTKRISFMLGSLIKDFDCKAENAVKSQDQLCSEIDRLSKELDLLLENAPLPFIMQHAAKISGVRKRVSSLNSLLKSIQLRIYNIDRMLSAGLSHGKATAENAGQH, encoded by the exons atgaattcttcttctttttcttcaataccaattttggcgGGAGATGATCCATCTCCCGAGGAGTCTCGGCCTTCAGAAACCCTAGATACAGATAACAGTGGTGTTGTTTCCAGTCAAGACAAGTCTGAGCCTTCCACGTCTTCCTCCACTTCGAATGTTGTGGAATCTGAGTTCATTCTTCAGAGTTCAGAGGCTTTGACTAAAAGGATCTCTTTTATGCTCGGGTCCTTAATTAAGGATTTCGATTGTAAAGCTGAAAATGCGGTTAAAAGCCAAGATCAGCTCTGCTCCGAAATTGATCGACTAAGTAAAG AGCTTGATCTATTACTAGAAAATGCACCCTTGCCATTCATCATGCAGCATGCAGCCAAAATTTCAGGTGTTCGTAAGAGAGTATCATCATTGAACTCACTTTTAAAATCGATACAACTGCGTATTTATAATATAGATCGGATGCTATCTGCAGGCTTGTCACATG GAAAAGCAACTGCAGAAAATGCTGGGCAACATTAA
- the LOC122652161 gene encoding putative oxygen-evolving enhancer protein 2-2 isoform X2, whose protein sequence is MKKTMPPSPAGWLSQSSSVLQPSVLRFRRPMPPTEKPVISNVFGKPKTNTDFLPYNGNGFKILIPAKWNPSKEVEYPGQVLRYEDNFDTISNLSVMVQPTDKKSITDFGSPEEFLSKVDYLLGKQAYFGKTVSEGGFDPDAVATANILESSSSVINGKPYYFLTVLTRTADGDEGGKHQVITATVSDGKLYICKVQAGDKRWFKGARKLVESAASSFNVA, encoded by the exons ATGAAGAAAACAATGCCGCCGTCTCCCGCCGGTTGGCTCTCACAGTCCTCATCGGTGCTGCAGCCGTCGGTACTAAGGTTTCGCCGGCCGATGCCGCCTACGGAGAAGCCGGTAATTT CCAATGTGTTTGGTAAACCGAAGACAAACACCGATTTCTTGCCATACAATGGAAATGGATTTAAGATTCTGATTCCAGCGAAATGGAACCCTAGCAAGGAGGTTGAATACCCAGGTCAGGTTCTCAGATACGAAGATAACTTCGATACCATCAGCAATCTTTCTGTCATGGTCCAACCAACCGATAAGAAGTCCATCACAGACTTTGGTTCACCGGAGGAATTTCTCTCTAAG GTGGACTATTTGCTGGGTAAACAAGCTTACTTCGGCAAAACTGTTTCCGAG GGTGGCTTTGACCCTGATGCTGTTGCCACCGCAAACATACTGGAGAGTTCGAGTTCGGTGATCAATGGTAAACCATATTACTTCCTGACCGTTTTGACAAGGACGGCGGACGGAGATGAAGGTGGCAAACACCAGGTAATTACGGCTACAGTGTCGGATGGGAAGCTCTACATATGCAAGGTGCAAGCCGGAGACAAGAGATGGTTCAAGGGAGCAAGGAAATTAGTTGAGAGTGCTGCAAGTTCTTTCAATGTTGCTTAG
- the LOC122652715 gene encoding protein PELPK1-like isoform X1: MHAYLSTTSFHLSQTMASSKQFFKLIFLFGLFLLINLASLTDARGLKDSIEEKKGNSGNENEGGEEKTVFSKIHTRLFEGEKLDLPPLPLIPLGPSIPQLPIPPMIPPVPQLPLPPPIPQLPLPPTIPQIPLPPPFGMPGIPSLPTIPGIPFSTPPPL; this comes from the exons ATGCATGCATACCTCTCCACAacctctttccatctctctcagACTATGGCTTCTTCTAAGCAGTTCTTCAAGCTCATCTTCTTGTTTGGGTTGTTTCTTCTCATCAATCTTGCTTCCCTTACTGATGCTCGGGGACTGAAGGATTCcattgaagagaagaaggggaacaGCGGAAATGAAAATGAAGGTGGAGAAGAGAAGACAGTGTTCAGTAAAATCCACACAAGGTTGTTTGAAGGTGAAAAATTGGATCTGCCACCTCTTCCACTGATACCACTTGGACCCTCAATCCCACAACT CCCAATTCCACCAATGATCCCACCAGTTCCTCAACTCCCACTTCCACCACCAATTCCTCAACTCCCACTTCCACCAACAATCCCACAAATTCCACTTCCACCTCCATTTGGAATGCCAGGAATTCCTTCACTGCCTACAATCCCTGGTATTCCATTCTCTACACCACCACCTCTGTAA
- the LOC122652161 gene encoding oxygen-evolving enhancer protein 2-1, chloroplastic isoform X1: MASASCFLHHHALTTPTAARSSSQRHVSIIKPTQLVCRAQNQPIQDEENNAAVSRRLALTVLIGAAAVGTKVSPADAAYGEAANVFGKPKTNTDFLPYNGNGFKILIPAKWNPSKEVEYPGQVLRYEDNFDTISNLSVMVQPTDKKSITDFGSPEEFLSKVDYLLGKQAYFGKTVSEGGFDPDAVATANILESSSSVINGKPYYFLTVLTRTADGDEGGKHQVITATVSDGKLYICKVQAGDKRWFKGARKLVESAASSFNVA; encoded by the exons ATGGCGTCCGCTTCATGTTTCCTTCACCACCATGCactcaccactcccactgccGCTAGATCCTCATCACAGCGCCATGTGTCAATAATCAAACCTACCCAGCTGGTCTGTAGGGCCCAAAACCAGCCAATCCAGGATGAAGAAAACAATGCCGCCGTCTCCCGCCGGTTGGCTCTCACAGTCCTCATCGGTGCTGCAGCCGTCGGTACTAAGGTTTCGCCGGCCGATGCCGCCTACGGAGAAGCCG CCAATGTGTTTGGTAAACCGAAGACAAACACCGATTTCTTGCCATACAATGGAAATGGATTTAAGATTCTGATTCCAGCGAAATGGAACCCTAGCAAGGAGGTTGAATACCCAGGTCAGGTTCTCAGATACGAAGATAACTTCGATACCATCAGCAATCTTTCTGTCATGGTCCAACCAACCGATAAGAAGTCCATCACAGACTTTGGTTCACCGGAGGAATTTCTCTCTAAG GTGGACTATTTGCTGGGTAAACAAGCTTACTTCGGCAAAACTGTTTCCGAG GGTGGCTTTGACCCTGATGCTGTTGCCACCGCAAACATACTGGAGAGTTCGAGTTCGGTGATCAATGGTAAACCATATTACTTCCTGACCGTTTTGACAAGGACGGCGGACGGAGATGAAGGTGGCAAACACCAGGTAATTACGGCTACAGTGTCGGATGGGAAGCTCTACATATGCAAGGTGCAAGCCGGAGACAAGAGATGGTTCAAGGGAGCAAGGAAATTAGTTGAGAGTGCTGCAAGTTCTTTCAATGTTGCTTAG
- the LOC122652715 gene encoding protein PELPK1-like isoform X2, which translates to MHAYLSTTSFHLSQTMASSKQFFKLIFLFGLFLLINLASLTDARGLKDSIEEKKGNSGNENEGGEEKTVFSKIHTRLFEGEKLDLPPLPLIPLGPSIPQLPIPPMIPPVPQLPLPPPIPQLPLPPTIPQIPLPPPFGMPGIPSLPTIPGIPFSTPPPL; encoded by the exons ATGCATGCATACCTCTCCACAacctctttccatctctctcagACTATGGCTTCTTCTAAGCAGTTCTTCAAGCTCATCTTCTTGTTTGGGTTGTTTCTTCTCATCAATCTTGCTTCCCTTACTGATGCTCGGGGACTGAAGGATTCcattgaagagaagaaggggaacaGCGGAAATGAAAATGAAGGTGGAGAAGAGAAGACAGTGTTCAGTAAAATCCACACAAGGTTGTTTGAAGGTGAAAAATTGGATCTGCCACCTCTTCCACTGATACCACTTGGACCCTCAATCCCACAACTCCCA ATTCCACCAATGATCCCACCAGTTCCTCAACTCCCACTTCCACCACCAATTCCTCAACTCCCACTTCCACCAACAATCCCACAAATTCCACTTCCACCTCCATTTGGAATGCCAGGAATTCCTTCACTGCCTACAATCCCTGGTATTCCATTCTCTACACCACCACCTCTGTAA
- the LOC122652715 gene encoding protein PELPK1-like isoform X3, with protein sequence MHAYLSTTSFHLSQTMASSKQFFKLIFLFGLFLLINLASLTDARGLKDSIEEKKGNSGNENEGGEEKTVFSKIHTRLFEGEKLDLPPLPLIPLGPSIPQLPIPPMIPPVPQLPLPPPIPQLPLPPTIPQIPLPPPFGMPGIPSLPTIPGIPFSTPPPL encoded by the exons ATGCATGCATACCTCTCCACAacctctttccatctctctcagACTATGGCTTCTTCTAAGCAGTTCTTCAAGCTCATCTTCTTGTTTGGGTTGTTTCTTCTCATCAATCTTGCTTCCCTTACTGATGCTCGGGGACTGAAGGATTCcattgaagagaagaaggggaacaGCGGAAATGAAAATGAAGGTGGAGAAGAGAAGACAGTGTTCAGTAAAATCCACACAAGGTTGTTTGAAGGTGAAAAATTGGATCTGCCACCTCTTCCACTGATACCACTTGGACCCTCAATC CCACAACTCCCAATTCCACCAATGATCCCACCAGTTCCTCAACTCCCACTTCCACCACCAATTCCTCAACTCCCACTTCCACCAACAATCCCACAAATTCCACTTCCACCTCCATTTGGAATGCCAGGAATTCCTTCACTGCCTACAATCCCTGGTATTCCATTCTCTACACCACCACCTCTGTAA